The following are encoded in a window of Primulina eburnea isolate SZY01 chromosome 4, ASM2296580v1, whole genome shotgun sequence genomic DNA:
- the LOC140829305 gene encoding uncharacterized protein, producing the protein MAPYPPTTDLNVPEATAATAHASDPTPSLPAVQNQPAYAEMITDAIASLNEPNGSNKRAIAKYIEARHSNLPPTHSSLLTPNLQRLRDEGQILMFKHSYKLAGSVPAPPVSVNGADSVGQKKRPGRPPKHKSVQAAVPVFGEQSMPENPVPDTTPQLQNAATALLGSVNVAAAPVFGPVVGGIPRGRGRPPKQGGVKRGRGRPKVGGRVQAIVGRSRGRPKKNAASPFMAGNGRGRGRPRKVANVGGGLAAVDGGTVGPMAFGVVTGGASIVAGGGLPQVAGKRRGRPPKEAGREVKKRRKLSGKPLGRPKKTALTAGSQTPVNPQQIVGLDLKGKLQYLQSRIKQTVNIIKPHLSSEAAFTALRELETLAEMDVNAPLNIPHQS; encoded by the exons ATGGCTCCATACCCACCCACCACCGATCTAAATGTCCCGGAAGCCACTGCTGCTACTGCTCATGCTTCGGACCCAACGCCGTCACTCCCCGCTGTCCAAAATCAGCCCGCTTATGCTGAA ATGATAACGGATGCAATAGCGTCGTTGAATGAGCCAAATGGGTCGAACAAGAGGGCTATTGCTAAGTACATAGAGGCCCGTCATTCGAACCTGCCGCCAACTCACTCATCACTGTTGACCCCCAACTTGCAGCGGTTGAGAGACGAAGGTCAGATTTTGATGTTTAAGCACTCGTACAAGCTTGCTGGATCTGTTCCTGCACCTCCTGTTTCCGTAAATGGGGCTGATTCTGTTGGGCAAAAGAAGCGGCCCGGTCGACCTCCGAAGCACAAGTCCGTTCAAGCGGCAGTGCCCGTTTTTGGTGAACAGTCCATGCCCGAGAACCCTGTGCCAGATACTACTCCTCAGTTGCAGAATGCGGCTACTGCGCTACTGGGATCGGTGAATGTTGCCGCTGCTCCGGTTTTTGGGCCTGTCGTGGGCGGGATCCCAAGAGGCCGTGGACGTCCCCCTAAACAGGGTGGAGTCAAACGTGGGCGGGGTCGCCCGAAAGTAGGGGGTCGCGTGCAGGCTATTGTTGGGAGGAGCAGGGGAAGGCCTAAGAAGAACGCTGCTTCCCCTTTCATGGCCGGGAACGGCCGAGGCCGTGGCCGTCCGCGTAAGGTGGCTAATGTAGGGGGAGGGTTGGCGGCTGTTGATGGTGGGACAGTGGGCCCTATGGCATTTGGGGTAGTTACTGGCGGTGCGTCGATTGTAGCAGGTGGTGGACTTCCTCAGGTGGCTGGGAAGCGCAGGGGGCGGCCACCAAAGGAGGCTGGTAGGGAGGTTAAAAAGCGTAGGAAGCTTAGTGGAAAGCCTCTGGGACGGCCGAAAAAG ACTGCATTAACAGCGGGTAGTCAAACTCCAGTAAACCCACAGCAAATCGTTGGCCTTGATCTCAAAGGAAAACTGCAATATCTT CAATCAAGAATCAAGCAGACAGTTAACATTATAAAGCCACACTTGAGTAGTGAAGCTGCCTTTACCGCTTTGCGAG